One Spiroplasma sp. NBRC 100390 DNA window includes the following coding sequences:
- a CDS encoding MIP/aquaporin family protein has protein sequence MTNTQLFFQHFGLELFGTMLLIILGNGVVANILLKKTKGNGQGFFAITAGWGFAVLVGAMASSALKGVAHLNPAVTFAMVVQQTWFINNGWFLLPALLLGQVAGALIGQIIVNIFYWKHIKDTVSDNPDFVLAIHATGPTYRPAFFNFFAEFIGTFVLVAAILAIGKYQTFSLGSWGPLFVGLTVFGIGISLGGTTGYAINPVRDLIPRIVHFVLPLKNKGHSDWSYSWIPVVAPTCAGLATGGIFLLF, from the coding sequence ATGACAAATACTCAATTATTTTTTCAACATTTTGGTTTAGAACTGTTTGGAACAATGCTCCTAATTATTTTGGGAAATGGTGTTGTTGCTAACATTTTATTAAAAAAAACAAAAGGAAATGGACAAGGTTTTTTTGCAATTACCGCTGGATGAGGTTTTGCGGTACTGGTTGGGGCAATGGCTAGTAGCGCTTTAAAGGGCGTTGCCCATTTAAACCCCGCCGTAACATTTGCAATGGTTGTTCAACAAACTTGATTTATTAACAATGGCTGATTTTTATTACCAGCCTTATTATTAGGACAAGTTGCTGGTGCTTTAATTGGCCAAATTATTGTTAATATCTTTTATTGAAAACATATCAAAGATACCGTTAGTGATAACCCCGATTTTGTTCTTGCAATACATGCAACTGGACCAACTTATCGTCCTGCCTTCTTTAACTTTTTTGCTGAATTTATTGGAACATTTGTGTTAGTTGCTGCAATTTTAGCAATTGGTAAATATCAGACATTTAGTTTAGGGTCATGAGGACCATTATTTGTTGGTTTAACAGTTTTTGGAATTGGAATATCATTAGGTGGAACAACCGGTTATGCAATTAACCCTGTTCGAGACTTAATTCCACGAATTGTTCATTTTGTCTTACCATTAAAAAATAAAGGACACTCGGATTGGAGTTATAGTTGAATTCCAGTTGTAGCACCAACATGTGCTGGACTTGCTACTGGTGGAATCTTCTTACTATTTTAA
- the glpO gene encoding type 2 glycerol-3-phosphate oxidase: MEKKSSYDVCIIGGGVIGAAISRELSRYQLTTITIEKNKKVAMETSAGNSGVIHGGFDPTPGKLTAKLNVEGHHLYQTIFKELTIPHQQVNSLVIAFNDEEQKHLEMLYQRGITNNVDPKHLRLINQAEVHTLEPNLSPEIQGALLCTSSYVVDPVVLTQSLFSNSIKNNQHLRLDHLVTNIQYHSDQKHFKITTLHQEQEVTYFAKYLINAAGHYCDILAAKAGYPDYELVTKRGEYRVLEKSEGNLVKNIIFMVPTIHGKGVIVAPMLDGHLLVGPTAEDNIPKAETRLVTPAMYEKIGQIGTKIIPNLKMEKTCQTFAGSRPIEPLSKDFYLKPAHNNPKFINVAGTKSPGLSSAPAIAKYICHLLTAAGCELITNPHFDPIQTEIIPTI; this comes from the coding sequence ATGGAAAAAAAATCTAGTTATGATGTTTGTATTATTGGTGGTGGCGTTATTGGCGCGGCAATTAGTCGTGAATTAAGTCGTTATCAATTAACAACCATTACAATTGAAAAAAATAAAAAAGTAGCAATGGAAACCTCCGCTGGAAATTCTGGCGTTATTCATGGAGGTTTTGATCCAACGCCAGGGAAATTAACAGCAAAATTAAATGTCGAGGGACATCACCTTTATCAAACAATTTTTAAGGAACTTACTATTCCCCACCAACAAGTTAATTCACTTGTTATTGCGTTTAATGATGAAGAACAAAAACACTTAGAAATGCTATATCAACGTGGAATTACAAACAATGTTGATCCAAAGCATTTACGTCTTATTAATCAAGCAGAAGTTCATACCTTAGAACCAAATCTAAGTCCTGAAATTCAAGGAGCATTATTATGTACTTCTTCATATGTTGTTGACCCCGTAGTCTTAACACAAAGTCTTTTTTCAAATAGTATTAAAAATAATCAACATTTACGGTTAGATCACCTGGTAACAAATATTCAGTACCACTCTGATCAGAAACACTTTAAAATTACAACTTTGCATCAAGAACAAGAAGTTACTTATTTTGCAAAATATTTAATTAATGCTGCTGGTCATTACTGTGATATTCTTGCTGCAAAAGCTGGTTATCCTGATTATGAATTAGTTACTAAGCGTGGAGAATATCGTGTTTTAGAAAAAAGTGAGGGCAACTTAGTAAAAAATATTATTTTTATGGTCCCAACAATTCATGGCAAAGGTGTTATTGTTGCCCCAATGTTAGATGGCCATCTCTTAGTTGGCCCAACTGCGGAAGACAATATTCCAAAGGCAGAAACGCGCCTTGTAACACCAGCAATGTATGAAAAAATTGGTCAAATTGGAACTAAAATTATTCCAAACCTTAAAATGGAAAAAACATGTCAAACTTTTGCGGGATCACGCCCAATTGAACCTCTATCCAAAGATTTTTATTTAAAACCAGCACATAACAATCCAAAATTTATTAATGTCGCTGGAACAAAATCACCTGGATTAAGTAGTGCTCCCGCGATTGCCAAATATATTTGTCATTTACTAACAGCTGCTGGCTGTGAATTAATCACAAACCCGCATTTTGATCCTATCCAAACTGAAATTATTCCAACAATTTAA
- the glpK gene encoding glycerol kinase GlpK, producing MSKYIISLDEGTTSCRTLVINYKGEIVASDALEFSQIFPKAGWVEHDAVEIWNSQRTTLVQSVNKAKIKPEDIVGIGITNQRETVVMWDKRSGLPIYNAIVWQDRRTTKYCDELIAQGKSELVQTKTGLIINPYFSATKIKWILDNVEGARQLANDNNLLFGTIDTWLIYRLTGGKTHVTDSTNASRTMLFNIHTKEWDEELLNLMDIPKGILPTVKSSSEVYGHTFPGLLSKDTDIQIPIASAIGDQQAALFGQLCLEPGEVKNTYGTGCFILMNTGQTPIKSNNGLLTTIALDYKGTTTYALEGSVFVAGAAVQWLRDQIKIIYHASETDWYTNLVNDDQQVYVVPSFTGLGSPYWDSYSRGAIFGLERGTKREHLVKATLESLAYQSYDVIMAMAEDLKKPIKRIKVDGGASRNEYLMQFQADITQVEVIRPKSIETTAMGAAFLAGLAVNFWTSRDEIKQILMVDKKYNAKLDQTIVQKLLKGWKVAVNRTLNWLKDIE from the coding sequence ATGTCAAAATATATTATAAGTTTAGATGAAGGAACAACAAGTTGTCGTACGCTTGTTATTAATTATAAAGGTGAAATTGTCGCAAGTGATGCATTAGAATTTAGTCAAATTTTCCCAAAAGCTGGTTGAGTTGAACATGATGCTGTTGAAATTTGAAACTCACAACGAACAACATTAGTACAATCAGTTAATAAAGCAAAAATTAAACCCGAAGATATTGTCGGGATTGGAATTACTAACCAACGTGAAACAGTTGTAATGTGAGATAAACGCTCTGGTTTACCAATTTATAATGCTATTGTCTGACAAGATCGCCGTACTACCAAATATTGCGATGAATTAATTGCCCAAGGAAAAAGTGAATTAGTTCAAACAAAAACAGGTTTAATTATTAACCCCTATTTTTCGGCGACAAAAATAAAATGAATTTTAGATAATGTTGAAGGTGCGCGCCAATTGGCAAACGATAATAACTTACTATTTGGGACAATTGATACTTGATTAATTTATCGTTTAACAGGTGGTAAAACACATGTTACCGATTCAACGAACGCTAGTCGAACAATGCTATTTAATATTCATACTAAAGAATGAGATGAAGAATTATTGAACTTAATGGATATTCCAAAAGGAATTTTACCAACAGTAAAATCTTCTTCCGAAGTTTATGGTCATACTTTTCCAGGATTATTAAGTAAAGATACTGACATTCAGATTCCAATTGCTAGTGCCATTGGTGATCAACAAGCAGCCTTGTTTGGACAACTTTGCTTAGAACCAGGAGAAGTTAAAAATACCTATGGAACCGGATGTTTTATTTTAATGAACACTGGACAAACCCCAATTAAATCAAATAACGGTTTATTAACAACAATTGCGCTTGATTATAAAGGAACAACAACTTATGCCTTAGAAGGTTCTGTCTTTGTGGCGGGAGCTGCTGTGCAATGACTACGTGATCAAATTAAGATTATTTATCATGCCAGTGAAACTGATTGATACACAAATCTTGTTAACGATGACCAACAAGTCTATGTTGTTCCTTCCTTTACTGGATTGGGATCGCCATACTGGGATTCTTATTCACGAGGAGCAATCTTTGGTTTAGAACGCGGAACAAAACGTGAACACTTAGTAAAAGCAACATTAGAATCATTAGCTTATCAATCATATGATGTTATTATGGCAATGGCTGAAGATCTGAAAAAACCAATTAAAAGAATTAAGGTTGATGGTGGTGCTAGTCGTAATGAATACTTAATGCAATTCCAAGCTGATATTACGCAAGTGGAAGTAATTCGCCCGAAAAGCATTGAAACAACAGCAATGGGCGCAGCTTTTTTAGCTGGTTTAGCTGTTAATTTCTGAACATCACGTGATGAAATTAAACAAATTCTAATGGTTGATAAAAAATATAATGCTAAGTTAGACCAAACAATTGTTCAAAAATTACTAAAAGGTTGAAAAGTTGCTGTTAATCGAACATTAAATTGACTAAAAGATATTGAATAA
- the eno gene encoding phosphopyruvate hydratase translates to MSKIEKIYAREVIDSRGNPTVQVEVWTEFGGYGSAMVPSGASTGSREALELRDGDKGRYQGKGVLKAVNNVNTKIAEELVGMEATDQVAIDKAMIALDGTDFKKNLGANAMLGVSMAVAKAAACEVELPLYKYLGGVNAKKLPVPMLNIINGGEHADSAIDFQEFMIMPVGAPTFKEALRWASEIFHTLKKILHDKGDITAVGDEGGFAPHFNWAYKDQSLASFQAKTPAEVALDLIVEAIKAAGYKAGEDGVMIAMDCASSELYFEDKKYHFKKIEKVTGKEYAMTTEELIKYLDKLVDTYPIISIEDGLAEADWAGFELQVKTMGHKIQIVGDDLFVTNPKITAEGIANEAANSILIKLNQIGTVTETIDTIQLAQKAGWTTVVSHRSGETEDSTIADLAVALNTGQIKTGSMSRSDRIAKYNRLLAIEDELGTVAEYDGIKTFYNLKKHVLHLKK, encoded by the coding sequence ATGTCAAAAATTGAGAAAATTTATGCTCGTGAAGTAATTGATTCACGAGGTAATCCAACTGTTCAAGTTGAAGTTTGAACAGAATTTGGAGGATATGGTTCAGCAATGGTACCATCAGGAGCTTCAACCGGAAGTCGTGAAGCATTAGAATTAAGGGATGGTGATAAAGGACGTTACCAAGGGAAAGGTGTCTTAAAAGCTGTCAATAATGTTAATACAAAAATTGCTGAAGAACTTGTTGGAATGGAAGCAACTGATCAAGTTGCAATTGATAAAGCAATGATTGCTTTAGATGGGACAGATTTTAAAAAGAATTTAGGAGCTAATGCAATGTTAGGAGTTTCAATGGCGGTTGCTAAAGCAGCAGCTTGTGAAGTTGAATTACCATTATATAAGTACCTAGGAGGAGTTAATGCTAAAAAACTACCGGTGCCAATGTTAAACATTATTAATGGGGGAGAACATGCTGATAGTGCAATTGATTTCCAAGAATTTATGATTATGCCAGTTGGAGCACCAACTTTTAAAGAAGCGTTACGATGAGCATCAGAAATTTTCCATACATTAAAAAAAATCTTACATGATAAAGGAGATATTACTGCTGTTGGTGATGAAGGGGGATTTGCACCACATTTTAATTGAGCATATAAAGATCAATCATTAGCATCATTCCAAGCAAAAACACCAGCAGAAGTTGCCTTAGATTTAATTGTTGAAGCAATTAAAGCAGCGGGGTATAAAGCGGGTGAAGATGGTGTGATGATTGCAATGGATTGTGCATCATCAGAATTGTATTTTGAAGACAAAAAATACCACTTTAAAAAAATTGAAAAGGTAACTGGGAAAGAATATGCAATGACAACAGAAGAATTAATCAAATATCTTGATAAATTAGTTGATACATATCCAATTATTTCAATCGAAGATGGTTTAGCAGAGGCAGACTGAGCTGGTTTTGAGTTACAAGTTAAAACAATGGGACACAAAATTCAAATTGTTGGAGATGATTTATTTGTTACAAATCCAAAAATTACGGCGGAAGGAATTGCTAATGAAGCCGCTAACTCAATTTTAATTAAATTGAACCAAATTGGAACAGTTACTGAAACAATTGATACAATTCAATTAGCACAAAAAGCAGGATGAACAACAGTTGTGTCACATCGTTCAGGAGAAACCGAAGATTCAACAATTGCTGATTTAGCAGTTGCTTTAAATACTGGTCAAATTAAAACGGGAAGTATGTCACGAAGTGACCGTATTGCAAAATATAATCGTTTATTAGCAATTGAAGATGAATTAGGAACAGTTGCTGAATATGATGGAATTAAAACATTCTATAATTTGAAAAAACATGTTTTACATTTAAAAAAATAA
- the trpS gene encoding tryptophan--tRNA ligase has translation MDGKKPTIVSGITATGQLTLGNYIGAIKNFIELQKNNNLIIFVANLHAITIPIGKEELQSNIKNMIALYYACGLEPNNAIIYVQSDVLELTQLSHILLCNTTVGELSRMTQFKDKSIKMKAENGTEFIPTGLLTYPTLMAADILLYDADLVPVGKDQKQHIELTRNIAERMNNRYQQELFKLPNDFIPPVGGKIMDLQNPTKKMSKSSNDPKSFIGLLDAPDVIRKKIRSAITDSDGKIAYDPEQKPGVSNLLTIYAVLKNITIESTVKELSNCDYGQLKEEVATAIITTLEPIQTKYHQLIKDDTIDQLIDAGAEKARYLANKKLTKVKNTVGLNYKRK, from the coding sequence ATGGACGGAAAAAAACCAACAATTGTTTCAGGAATTACTGCCACTGGACAATTAACATTAGGAAATTATATTGGCGCAATTAAAAATTTTATTGAACTACAAAAAAATAATAACTTAATTATTTTTGTTGCAAACTTACATGCGATTACAATCCCCATTGGAAAAGAAGAATTACAAAGTAATATTAAAAATATGATTGCGTTATATTATGCTTGTGGATTAGAGCCCAACAATGCAATTATTTATGTCCAATCAGATGTCTTAGAATTAACACAATTAAGTCATATTTTATTATGTAATACCACTGTTGGGGAATTATCACGAATGACTCAATTTAAAGATAAGTCAATTAAAATGAAAGCCGAAAATGGCACGGAATTTATTCCAACTGGTCTATTAACTTATCCAACTTTAATGGCCGCTGATATTTTATTATATGATGCTGACTTAGTTCCGGTTGGAAAAGATCAAAAACAACATATTGAATTAACACGAAACATTGCCGAACGAATGAATAATCGTTACCAACAAGAACTTTTTAAACTCCCTAATGATTTTATTCCCCCAGTTGGTGGTAAAATTATGGATTTACAAAACCCAACTAAAAAAATGAGTAAGTCATCAAATGATCCGAAATCTTTTATTGGACTATTAGATGCACCCGATGTTATTCGTAAAAAAATTCGTTCAGCAATAACTGACTCTGATGGAAAAATTGCTTATGATCCTGAACAAAAACCGGGAGTAAGTAATCTTTTAACAATTTATGCTGTTTTAAAAAACATTACAATTGAATCTACTGTTAAAGAATTAAGTAATTGTGATTATGGACAGTTAAAAGAAGAAGTAGCAACAGCTATTATTACAACCTTAGAGCCAATTCAAACAAAATATCACCAATTAATTAAAGATGACACCATTGACCAATTAATTGATGCTGGCGCAGAAAAAGCCCGTTATCTTGCCAATAAAAAATTAACAAAAGTTAAAAATACAGTTGGTTTAAATTATAAAAGAAAATAA
- a CDS encoding lipoprotein: MMKKIISVLGTITMIVTPVTTIISCQQEVKHYVPTRNTDMEADVSQFLSQFTLQAFNDEGDYWVKHNNDDLIFTTFNKDKEAHTLAPIINYAFNNSETVSAFELPKQNVLFKTYLVTMPSKLPAPEQLYRDFQLFPLIRDTTAYSYTTGETTMQETTIEGEHLTTIIYYLTINLNSNVFWNYEINKDLSNYLINYIQTNPSFIFSQNITDEAIMTRWLTNVYTDSNNFKISNIKTIKNISDLVVYLTDKINFQFNNLDTKQIGNQGEFNFNVSDQKNNYRWQLNKLKYEIR; the protein is encoded by the coding sequence ATGATGAAAAAAATAATTAGTGTATTGGGAACTATAACAATGATTGTGACACCTGTTACAACAATAATTAGTTGTCAACAAGAAGTAAAACATTATGTTCCAACGCGAAATACCGATATGGAAGCAGATGTTAGTCAGTTTTTATCACAATTTACTTTGCAAGCATTTAACGATGAAGGTGATTATTGAGTAAAACATAATAATGATGATTTAATTTTTACAACTTTTAATAAAGATAAAGAAGCGCATACCTTAGCACCAATTATTAATTATGCCTTTAATAATTCAGAAACAGTTTCAGCTTTTGAATTACCAAAACAAAATGTTTTATTTAAAACATATCTTGTGACAATGCCATCAAAGTTACCAGCACCAGAACAATTGTATCGTGATTTTCAACTGTTTCCTTTAATTCGCGACACGACTGCATATAGTTATACAACGGGTGAAACAACAATGCAAGAAACAACAATTGAAGGAGAGCATTTAACAACAATAATTTATTATTTAACAATTAATTTAAATAGTAATGTTTTTTGAAATTATGAAATTAATAAAGATTTATCAAATTATTTAATTAATTATATTCAAACTAATCCAAGTTTTATTTTTTCACAAAACATAACTGACGAAGCAATTATGACAAGATGGTTAACAAATGTTTATACTGATTCTAATAATTTTAAAATTAGCAATATTAAAACAATTAAAAATATTTCTGATTTAGTTGTTTATTTAACAGATAAAATTAATTTTCAGTTTAATAATTTAGATACTAAACAAATTGGTAACCAAGGGGAATTTAATTTTAATGTTAGTGATCAAAAAAATAATTATCGTTGACAATTAAACAAGTTAAAATATGAAATTCGGTAA
- a CDS encoding aldo/keto reductase, whose translation MKLIETKLSLLNGVKIPLIGLGTYKLTDETETYQTILTALQSGYRHIDTAQYYGNEAIIGKAVKDSGIPRSEIFITSKIWNANHKYDAALQEVDNILQRLDTDYLDLCLVHWPTADRNECFRALETAYKAKKIRAIGVSNFEVSHLEELMAISEVKPMVNQIELHPGLNNTAVVQFCQQNGIIVESWATLMQGKCTTNSTILKIAEKHQKTPAQICLKWAVQQNIVVIPKSTHKERLIANTQLDDFMLDEEDMTTLFALSQERLGPDPNHVDF comes from the coding sequence ATGAAATTAATTGAAACAAAATTAAGCCTTTTAAATGGCGTTAAAATACCATTAATTGGTTTGGGGACTTATAAACTAACTGATGAAACCGAAACTTATCAAACTATTTTAACGGCATTACAGAGTGGTTATCGTCATATTGACACAGCGCAGTATTATGGCAATGAAGCAATCATTGGAAAGGCAGTAAAAGATAGTGGGATTCCCCGTAGTGAAATTTTTATTACAAGTAAAATTTGAAATGCAAATCATAAATATGATGCTGCGTTACAAGAAGTTGATAATATTTTACAAAGATTAGATACTGATTATCTAGATTTATGTTTAGTCCATTGGCCAACTGCTGATCGTAATGAATGTTTTCGCGCCCTAGAAACCGCTTATAAGGCAAAAAAAATTCGAGCAATTGGGGTGAGTAATTTTGAAGTTAGTCATTTAGAAGAATTAATGGCAATTAGTGAAGTTAAGCCAATGGTTAATCAAATTGAATTACATCCAGGTTTAAACAATACTGCTGTTGTTCAATTTTGTCAACAAAATGGGATTATTGTTGAGTCATGAGCAACATTAATGCAAGGAAAATGTACGACAAATTCAACAATCCTAAAAATTGCTGAAAAACATCAAAAAACCCCGGCACAAATTTGTTTAAAATGAGCAGTGCAACAAAATATTGTTGTTATTCCAAAATCAACGCATAAAGAACGTCTGATTGCTAATACGCAGTTAGATGATTTTATGTTAGATGAAGAAGATATGACAACATTATTTGCATTATCACAAGAAAGATTGGGTCCTGATCCAAATCATGTTGATTTTTAA
- a CDS encoding alanine racemase — protein sequence MYPKLIWNLARIKTNCQIMVQECSARNLDLVGVVKLGAGQQKIVSTLIESGIKTIADSRILNLQQFAHLPVKKMLLRLPMLSEVPTVVNNADCALVSEIVTIKALNQAAQVINKKFEIILMIETGDIREGLWDEGLIFQTVATVLSLSHIKLTGLGTNFACFGATVPTVQKLNQLVQLKQQLEQHFNIKLPIISCGNSSHITIWDNPQLNPAINQIRSGTALLMGLGLNDEPILFLQQNNLWLEAEIIELQTKPSASIGERGLDAFGRIKEFDDIGERVKAIIALGRQDCPFEELTPFEKGITILGQSSDHTILDITDYHAELTVGSVIKFKTTYLANLMLGTSCYVQKEFLES from the coding sequence ATGTATCCAAAACTAATATGAAATTTAGCCCGTATTAAAACAAATTGTCAGATAATGGTGCAAGAATGTTCCGCTAGGAACTTGGACCTTGTTGGCGTTGTTAAATTAGGGGCAGGCCAACAAAAAATTGTATCAACATTAATAGAAAGTGGAATTAAAACAATTGCAGATTCTCGAATTTTAAACTTACAGCAATTTGCTCATTTGCCAGTTAAAAAAATGTTGTTGCGATTACCAATGTTAAGTGAAGTTCCAACGGTTGTTAACAATGCTGATTGTGCTTTGGTTTCTGAAATTGTGACAATTAAGGCTTTAAATCAAGCAGCACAAGTTATTAATAAGAAATTTGAAATAATCTTAATGATTGAAACTGGTGATATTCGAGAAGGATTATGAGATGAAGGATTAATTTTTCAAACAGTTGCAACGGTATTATCGTTATCACATATTAAGTTAACTGGCTTAGGAACTAATTTTGCTTGTTTCGGTGCAACAGTTCCCACCGTTCAAAAATTAAATCAATTGGTACAATTAAAACAACAATTAGAACAACATTTTAATATTAAATTACCAATTATTAGCTGTGGTAACTCAAGCCATATTACAATTTGGGATAATCCGCAATTGAATCCAGCAATTAATCAAATTCGGAGTGGGACAGCCTTATTAATGGGTTTAGGATTAAATGATGAACCAATTCTTTTTTTACAACAAAATAATTTATGACTAGAAGCTGAAATTATTGAATTACAAACAAAACCAAGTGCATCAATTGGTGAGCGAGGATTAGATGCTTTTGGTCGGATAAAAGAATTTGATGATATTGGTGAACGGGTAAAAGCAATCATTGCATTAGGACGACAAGATTGTCCTTTTGAAGAATTAACACCTTTTGAAAAAGGTATTACTATTTTGGGACAATCAAGTGATCATACTATTTTAGATATTACTGATTATCATGCGGAATTAACCGTTGGTAGCGTTATTAAATTTAAAACAACGTATTTAGCGAATTTAATGTTGGGAACTAGTTGTTATGTTCAAAAAGAATTTTTAGAATCATAA
- the rmuC gene encoding DNA recombination protein RmuC yields the protein MTTISYVLLGIILFILVVFLGIYLFKSSKKTMANNDSALLQKDIQASKEILEKQVTMLQTQLIEQKQELLKLISEFQRSSTDNDSQFNRNIAILNEGLNSFKSNLSKQDSDLKNNLDNQGQFISRSFSDVLSNLNVLKESSATLKEVEEKVKALNDIFLNNKKRGNLGEYLLEKVLSDMYGEGHQGWERQYRLPTGTLVDALVKTGGAKENIAIDAKFPLTNYNKYLEASEKTIKDKFLNLFKQDLKDRVNEVAKYINLENEISSAIMFVPSEDLFAFIYGQFPEEIITFAFRKKVWVTSPTTLSAILFVLEKHMREVAFNKNLEVIKNNLLRIKGEFDRWVERWEEFTKNFIKLNGNIDQLNTTHHKIHSQYNKILNDQQLEQPLDEN from the coding sequence ATGACAACAATTTCGTATGTTTTATTAGGAATTATTTTATTTATTTTAGTTGTTTTTTTAGGGATTTATTTGTTTAAATCAAGTAAAAAAACAATGGCCAATAATGATTCAGCATTATTACAAAAAGATATTCAAGCATCAAAAGAAATTTTAGAAAAACAAGTAACAATGTTACAAACACAACTTATAGAACAAAAACAGGAGTTATTAAAATTAATTAGTGAGTTTCAACGCTCTTCAACAGACAATGATAGCCAGTTTAATCGTAATATTGCAATTTTAAATGAGGGTTTAAATAGTTTTAAAAGTAATTTGTCAAAGCAAGACAGTGATTTAAAAAATAACTTAGATAATCAGGGTCAATTTATTTCAAGATCGTTTAGTGATGTTTTATCAAATCTAAATGTTTTAAAAGAATCCTCAGCAACTTTAAAAGAAGTGGAAGAAAAAGTTAAAGCATTAAATGATATTTTTTTAAATAATAAAAAACGAGGTAATTTAGGAGAATATTTGTTAGAAAAAGTATTGAGTGATATGTATGGTGAAGGGCACCAAGGGTGAGAACGTCAGTATCGTTTACCAACAGGGACCCTAGTTGATGCGTTAGTTAAAACTGGTGGGGCAAAGGAAAATATTGCGATTGATGCTAAGTTTCCGTTAACAAATTATAATAAATATTTAGAAGCTAGTGAAAAAACAATTAAAGATAAATTTTTGAATTTATTTAAACAGGATTTAAAGGATCGTGTTAATGAAGTTGCAAAATATATTAATTTAGAAAACGAAATTTCAAGTGCAATTATGTTTGTTCCCTCAGAAGATTTATTTGCTTTTATTTATGGGCAATTTCCAGAAGAAATTATTACTTTTGCCTTTCGAAAGAAAGTATGAGTTACTTCACCAACAACTTTGTCGGCTATTTTATTTGTGCTCGAAAAACATATGCGTGAAGTTGCTTTTAATAAAAACCTAGAAGTTATTAAAAATAATTTATTACGAATAAAAGGTGAATTTGATCGATGAGTTGAGCGATGAGAAGAATTTACAAAAAACTTTATAAAATTAAATGGTAATATTGATCAGTTGAATACTACTCATCATAAAATTCATAGTCAATATAACAAAATTTTAAATGACCAACAATTAGAACAACCGCTTGATGAAAACTAA